The region AGCAGTTACAAATCCTTTGGAAAAGTTGGAGTCTCCATTGCTAAACCTAGCTTCTAAGCTATCCCCTAGTCTATTCAGCTTTTTTTCAATTCCTGAAATCTCTCCAATTATGCTTCCCAAAACGATGCTTATGATAGCCATAATGGTATTTTCAGTTTTTATTGCCGCGGAAATCCCAATGATTATAACCGAAAGACCTACTCCATCCATGATGGTTTTTTTATATTCTTCCTTTATTCCTTTTTTAATAATTATCCCCAAAACGCTACCTGCAATTACAGCAATGGAATTTACTATGGTTCCCAACATATTTCTCTCACCCTTACACTTAATGAAATATATTTATAGATTATACACCATCTAAGTAATTTTTTCTAGGAAAAAAAGAAAACAACCCTAAGGTTGCTTTTTCCCTATTCCCAACTCTCTAGCGTAATAAAACAAGTATTGTTGAGCAAAGCCTCCTAAGGAACCAAAATTTTCCTCAGCATATTGGGAAATCCTTTTAATACTAGCACCTTCTTTAAAATACAAGCTCTCCATTACCCTTTTGACCCAAGTATCCACAGGAAAGGCATCATTTTTATTTAAAGAAAACAATAATATGCAATTGGCTACCTTAGGTCCTACTCCAGGAAGTTTTAAAAGTATTTCTTTGGCTTTATCCGTTGGCAGTTTATATAATTCATCTAAATCTACTTCCTTGTTTTTTATCATATTAGACGTTTCCACTATGTATTTAGCCCTATAACCTACCCTAGAATCCCTCTCCAACTCCTCATAATCTACATTAGCCAAGGTTTCTGGATCTGGAAAAGTAAAATATTCCTTGTCTTTATAAGAACCTACAGACTTTCCATAGTGCTGAGTAATAAGTTCTATAGACCTCTTAATCCTTGGTATCTGATTGTTGGCAGATATTATGAAGGAAATAGTCGTTTCAAAGGGTTCCTGATTGAGTATCCTTATACCTTCCCCAAACTTAATGGCCTCCTTAAGTATTGGGTCCTTAGACAATTCCTCTTTAATCTTCCCATAATCTCTACCTAAATCGAAATACTCATACCATACATCATTAAAATCAGCCATGTTCGTATTTAAAAATATAATGTCCCTTCCATTTCTTTTAACATTGATTATCTTACCTTTGTGAATAGCTGTGTAGCTCTCATCTTCTTCCACATACCACCTAAAAGCCTGCCCACATTCAAATATATGTTTAGGTTCAAAATCCTTTATGTCTTTTATTATTATTTTATTATCTTTTTCTACAATATCATAGTTCATATTTTTTCTCCTTTCTACTACTTATAAATCATGGGAACACTCTTGCTATACATTGTAAATATTATACCCAATTGATCTAATATAAACATAAATAAGTCGGGGAAAACCCCGACTTATTTTAATACCATCCTCTTAATTTCATTACATTTGCTATCTTCTTAACTGAAATCATATAAGCTGCTTCTCTTATTGTAACATTCTTCTCTTCTTTTAGTGCCCATATATCGTTAAAGGCGTTAACCATTGAAATTTCTTGTCTTCTTTGAACTTCGTCTTCCTCCCAGTAATAACCTTGTAAGTTTTGTACCCATTCAAAATAAGATACGGTTACTCCGCCAGCATTAGTTAAAATATCTGGAGTTACTGGAATACCTCTCTTATTTAGTATCTCATCCGCATCCGGTGTAATTGGTCCATTAGCAGCTTCACAGATTAGTTTTGCATTAACCTTTTCTGCTATTTCAGCAGTTATAGCATTTTCTAAGGCTGCCGGAATAAGAATATCCACCTCTAATTGCCAGAATTCATCTAATGAAATCTGCTTAGCCTTTGGATAGCCAACTAAATTCCTATGTTCATCCATATAAGCTCTTAAATCAGCATAGTCTAAACCTTCTTCATTATATATAGCATAAGTACCAACTGATGGAGCCCATTCAGCAATAGCTATGATCTTCGCTCCTTGAGCTTGGACATTTTTAACTGTAAAGGACCCTACGTTTCCAAAGCCTTGTACTGCCACTTTAGCACCTTTCATTTCAATGCCTAGTTTTTTAGCAGCTTCTCTTGCAATCACTGAAACTCCAAATCCAGTAGCTTCATTTCTGCCTTTGGAGCCACCCCATTCTACTGGCTTCCCAGTAAGAACTCCAAGGTTAGAGCCACCAGTTAATTTATTATATTCATCTACCATCCATGCCATTACCTGTGCATTGCTTCCCACATCTGGTGCTGGCACATCTATCTTCTCACCTAAATATTTATAAAGACCTTGTATATATCCTCTAGAAAGCCTTTCCAATTCTCCTTGCGAAAGAGATAAAGGATCTACAGTAATTCCGCCTTTTCCTCCGCCATAAGGTACACCCATTACTCCACATTTAAATGTCATCCAAACAGATAAAGCCTTAACCTCGTCAGGATTTACTCCTGGATGAAATCTAATTCCACCTTTTCCTGGGCCTATGGCATCATTATGTACAGCCCTATATCCCTTAAATACCTTAGTAGTTCCATCATCCATCTTTACTGGAATTGATATTTCAATCATCCTTTTAGGCTCTTTCAATATTTCATATACAGCTGGATCTAATCCCAATGCATCGCAAGCTGCTTTCACTTGCTTTTGCGCACTTTCCAATGGATTTAAACTTTCCTTTGTCATCAAAATACCTCCTCTTATTTGGAATAAGAAAACCTTTTCAAGAATCTCATAAAATTATACATTATTTCCAATCATAAGTATATTCTATCATTGAATTTATACAAGTGCAAGTATATAAATTAACAATACTTGCACCTGTATTTTTAAGCATTTTCCATTAATTCATCGATGTTCTCCAATCCCTTTATAAGCTCTGGCAGTATCTCGTATACATCTCCTACTATTCCATAATCTGCAATTTTAAATATAGGTGCATCCTTATCCTTATTAATGGCAACTATACACTTAGACTCCTGCATACCAGCCAAATGCTGAATAGCTCCAGATATGCCGCAAGCAATATATAGGTTTGGTCTAACGGTTTTGCCTGTTTGTCCTACTTGATGGGATTGGTCTATCCAACCAGCATCTACTGTGGCACGGCTTGCCCCTACTACTCCACCAAGCTTATCAGCTAATTCTTTCAAGAGCTTAAATCCTTCAGGATTGCCTAAGCCTCTTCCTCCAGATACTATAATGGATGCATCTTCTAGCTTTACTTGTGATCTCTTTTCTTTAACATAATCTATTACTTTAGCTGTAATATCCTCTTCTTTCAAATCGGGATTAATTACTTCTACTACTCCCTCTCTAGTCTCGTTATATTTAGCCTTTTCCATAACCCCTGGCCTTACAGTTGACATCTGTGGTCTGTGATTAGGGCATATTATGGTAGCCATTAAGTTACCACCAAAGGCAGGACGAGTTTGCATCAATCTTCTATTCTCTAAATCCACATCAAGCCTAGTACAATCTGCAGTAAGACCAGTATGTATTCTTGCAGAAATCCTTGGACCTAAATCTCTACCTATGTTAGTGGCACCAATCAACATTATTTCAGGTTTTCTCTCATTAATCAAATCACATATTACCCTTGTATATCCATCGGTGGTATATACATCCAATTGAGGGCTTTCAGCATAAATAACCTTATCAGCCCCATATTTTATCAACCTATCTGCTAAATTTTTAACATTATTACCTAACAAAATAGCTGTTAATTCAGTATTAAGCTTATCTGCAATCTTTCTGCCTTCTCCTAGCAGCTCTATGGAAACATTCATTAAATTTCCTTCTCTTTGTTCTGCAAAAACCCAAACCCCTTCGTATTCTTCAATATTAACCTTCCTTTTATTCTCCTCTTCCTTTTCTATAGCACCTACAGGACATTCTTCCACACAAGCACCGCACATTGTACATTTATCTGTTATATGAGCCTTACCATCTACCATTTCTATAGCATCAAAGGGGCAGACACTTACACATACTTCACAACCTATACATTTTTCTTCTATTACCTTTACTGCCACGGCAAATCCTCCTTTCAAGGTTAAACTATATTATCTTTTCTTCCTTTAATCTTACAATTAACTTTCTTGCTTGTTCCTTTGCATCTCCCTCTAACATCTCTAAATTTCCACTCTTAGTGGGAGGAGTAAAGGATTTATTTACTTGAGTAGGAGATCCATCTAATCCAATATTCTCTTCATCTGCATTAATGTCCTTAGCTGATAAAATCTTAATCCTATCCCCTTTATAGCCTTCATAAATTCCCCTTATAGATGGATATCTAGGCGTATTTAATTCTTTTATTGCAGTAATCAACACTGGCATTTCAGCTTCTATAACATAATATCCATCTTCAAGAACCCTTTTAGCTCTAACCTTTCCGTCTTCAATCTTTAATTCCTTCACATAGGTAATTTGGGGTATTCCCAAATGCTCAGCTATTTGTGGCCCTACTTGAGCTGTATCTCCATCAATAGCTTGTCTACCACAGAATATTAAATCGTAATCGCCTATATATCTAATCCCCGATGCCAATGCTGTTGATGTTGCCCAAGTGTCAGATCCCGCAAAAGCTCTGTCGCTTAATAATATGCCTTCGTCAGCTCCCATGGCAATAGCCTCAACCAAGGCTGCTTCAGCTTGATAAGGTCCCATGCTAAGAACTGTAACCTTAACATCTTCATATTTGTCTTTTATCCTCAAGGCCTCTTCTAAGGCATTTTTGTCGTCTGGATTGATGATACTTGGTACCCCTTCCCTGATTAGAGTTCCTTTGACAGGGTCGATCCTAACTTCATTTGTATCGGGAACCTGCTTTATACATACTATTATATTCATCTAAATTCCTCCTTCACCTATTATCTTAAGAGGTTTCCTGCAATAACCATCTGTTGTACTTGGGAAGTACCCTCATATATTTCGGTAATCTTTGCATCCCTCATCATTCTTTCTACTGGATAGTCCTTGGTAAATCCATAACCACCATGTAATTGGACTGCTTTTGTGGTAACATCCATAGCTACTTTAGACGCATAAAGTTTAGCCATGGCCGCTTCCTTGTTATAAGGTAACCCATTGGCTTTATTGTAAGCAGCTTTATAGACCAATAACTTTGCTGCTTCTATCTCTGTAGCCATATCTGCAACCATCCATTGCAATCCTTGGAATTTAGATAAAGGCTTTCCAAATTGTTGTCTTTCCTTTATGTATTTAATAGACTCTTCCAAAGCTCCTTCTGCAATACCTAAAGCTTGAGCTGCTATACCGATTCTTCCTCCATCTAGAGTAGTCATAGCAATTTTGAATCCCATTCCTTCTTCCCCTAGTAAATTTTCCTTTGGAATTACACAATCCCTAAATATCAATTCAGCAGTAGAAGAACCTCTAATACCCATTTTATCTTCAATTTTACCTATGCTGAACCCAGGAGCATCCTTTTCCACTATAAAGGCGGATATGCCCCTAGTACCCTTACTCTTATCAGTCATCGCAAATATAATATAGATATCTGCTTCTCCTCCGTTGGTAATGAACAGTTTAGTTCCATTCAGTACATAGTTGTCCCCATCTAACACAGCTACTGTTTGCTGAGCTGCTGCATCAGTTCCTGCATTTGGTTCTGTTAATCCAAAAGCTCCTAACTTATCTCCCTTTGCCAATGGGACTAAATATTTTTGTTTTTGCTCTTTGGTTCCATATTTATATATAGGCCAGCAGGCTAATGAGGTATGAGCAGAAAGGATTACCCCTGTAGTAGCACATACTTTCGATAACTCTTCTACTGCAATGACATAGGCTATGTCGTCTCCACCAGCTCCACCATATTCAACTGGAAAAGGTATCCCCATCATGTTATATCTCGCCATTTTATCCACCGTTTCCCTTGGAAATCTGGCTGTTTCATCTATTTCCGATGCAATTGGTTTTACTTCATTTTCTGCAAATTCTTTCATAACAGTTCTTATCATTTCCTGCTCCTTCGATAATTTGAAATCCATGTTCATCCCTCCTCAATTTAAAACCATGCAATTTTATTATAAAACATTGAATAAGATATTTCCACAGATATTGTTAATTATTTCACTTTTAGTCAAAAAAATTTTTCCTTTTTTATCATCTCTTTCCATTATAAATGCCTATAATACCAGGTTTTGCTTTGGCACTATAGGCATTTTATAACGAAAATATTTTGAACAATAAAAATAATTAGTAAATTCATTTTGGAAATTTGACTGAATTTTCTCAATTCCTAAACCTAATCTCTTACATAATCAGACTCATTTTTTAAGAAATAGGAAAGAGTAAATAGGGATTCATTCAAATGAACGTTTTCAATTATAACCTTATCATCCACTTTAAGATCAGCAGGGGCAAAATTCCAAATTCCCCTTATTCCACTTCTCATAAATATATCAGCCACATCTTGGGCACTTTCCTTTGGAGTAGTTATAATTCCAATATCTATGTTATTTTCTCTAATAAAATTTTCCATCTCATCTACATCTTTAATCTCTATATCTCTAATTTTCAATCCGATAAGTTTAGGGTTTTTGTCAAACATAGCCAATATTTTAAATCCAGCTTCTTCAAAGCCTCTATAGTTAGCTACTGCTTGCCCTAAATTCCCTGCTCCCGCAATTATGGTTTTATAGGTTCTATCCAAACCTAATATCTTCCCTAATTGATTCCTTAATTCCTCTACATTATATCCATATCCTTGCTGCCCAAATCCACCGAAATTGTTCAAATCTTGTCTAATCTGCGAGGCGGTAAAACCTGTTAACTTACTTAATTCTTGAGAAGATATCCTATTAATCCCTTTTTTCAATAATTCCCCTAAGTATCTATAGTATTTAGGCAATCTTCTTATTACCGTTATCGATACCCTGTTTTCTCTGTCCATTATGTCACCCCTTCTTATCCATATTTATTACTTTAAGTTGATTTTATTATAACATTTTGATATTAATTGGTCAATTATTAAGGTTTATACCCAGTTTTGGATAATAATTCAATATTTTTTATTAATTTTTTCACTAATAATTATATCCATTTTTTGAGAACAATACCTAATACATATTAAAATTGTTTATTACCTATAATATTATTAACAAACTTAGAAGGAGGATTTTATGGCCAGCAAAGAACAATTGAGGAAAATTGCCATATATTGTGATTCATACAAACCTAAAGATAGAAACTCTCTTAATATGACTTCCCAAATATATGAAGAGAAATTTGAAAGCTGCGAAAATTGCTCCCACTATACCGAGGAAAGAAAGTGCGAACTGGATTTGATAGATAAAGTTTTAAGCAGCTTAGCAATGGAACATGACTTAAAATCCTAGTAGGCCTCCCCCTTTAAAAGGCCTTCTTTTTTTGATAGAATTAATCTATAATAGGATCAAAATCTTAATGAATAGGGCAGGAGATGGATTATGATCATTTTAACGTGCAATAATATAAGTAAAACTTATGTAATAGATCAGATATTGGAAGATATTAGCTTTAATATAGAAGATGGAGATAAAATTGGATTAATAGGACTTAATGGGTCAGGTAAGACCACGCTACTTAATATTTTAGCAGGAGAAACCCCCAAAGATAGCGGAGACATTTATATTAGAAAGGATTTGAAAATTGGATATTTAAAGCAGCACAGTAATTTTGAAAGCAATAGAACAGTTTTTGAGGAATGCCTTCAGGTATTTAGTCCCTTAATTGAAATGGAATTAAGGTTAAGGAAATTAGAAAAAGAGATTAGCATTAAGAGCAGCGAAGGTCTATCAAAGGAATTAGATAAATTGATGAATGAATACTCCTATTTGCTGGAGAAATTTAATGAATCAAATGGATATGGCTATAGAAGCGAAATTAAAGGAGTACTAAAAGGACTGGGGTTTAAAGAAGATGAATTTGACAAACAGGCAGATATATTAAGTGGCGGGCAAAAGGCAAGACTTTCTCTTGCTAAGCTATTATTAGAAAAGCCTGATCTCCTGTTATTAGACGAGCCTACTAACCATTTAGATATTGAGGCTATTAATTGGCTTGAATCCTATCTTAAAGAATATAGAGGAGCTATTTTAGTAATATCCCATGATAGATATTTTTTGGATAATGTGGTAAATAGAATATTCCTCTTGGAAAATAGGAAGCTGAAAGTATATAATACCAACTATTCTAGATTTATGACGGAAAGGAAAAAGGAGCTGGAACTATTAAAGAAAACTTATGAAAATCAGCAGAAGGAAATCAAAAG is a window of Tepidimicrobium xylanilyticum DNA encoding:
- a CDS encoding acyl-CoA dehydrogenase; translated protein: MDFKLSKEQEMIRTVMKEFAENEVKPIASEIDETARFPRETVDKMARYNMMGIPFPVEYGGAGGDDIAYVIAVEELSKVCATTGVILSAHTSLACWPIYKYGTKEQKQKYLVPLAKGDKLGAFGLTEPNAGTDAAAQQTVAVLDGDNYVLNGTKLFITNGGEADIYIIFAMTDKSKGTRGISAFIVEKDAPGFSIGKIEDKMGIRGSSTAELIFRDCVIPKENLLGEEGMGFKIAMTTLDGGRIGIAAQALGIAEGALEESIKYIKERQQFGKPLSKFQGLQWMVADMATEIEAAKLLVYKAAYNKANGLPYNKEAAMAKLYASKVAMDVTTKAVQLHGGYGFTKDYPVERMMRDAKITEIYEGTSQVQQMVIAGNLLR
- a CDS encoding electron transfer flavoprotein subunit alpha, which translates into the protein MAVKVIEEKCIGCEVCVSVCPFDAIEMVDGKAHITDKCTMCGACVEECPVGAIEKEEENKRKVNIEEYEGVWVFAEQREGNLMNVSIELLGEGRKIADKLNTELTAILLGNNVKNLADRLIKYGADKVIYAESPQLDVYTTDGYTRVICDLINERKPEIMLIGATNIGRDLGPRISARIHTGLTADCTRLDVDLENRRLMQTRPAFGGNLMATIICPNHRPQMSTVRPGVMEKAKYNETREGVVEVINPDLKEEDITAKVIDYVKEKRSQVKLEDASIIVSGGRGLGNPEGFKLLKELADKLGGVVGASRATVDAGWIDQSHQVGQTGKTVRPNLYIACGISGAIQHLAGMQESKCIVAINKDKDAPIFKIADYGIVGDVYEILPELIKGLENIDELMENA
- a CDS encoding electron transfer flavoprotein subunit beta/FixA family protein, which gives rise to MNIIVCIKQVPDTNEVRIDPVKGTLIREGVPSIINPDDKNALEEALRIKDKYEDVKVTVLSMGPYQAEAALVEAIAMGADEGILLSDRAFAGSDTWATSTALASGIRYIGDYDLIFCGRQAIDGDTAQVGPQIAEHLGIPQITYVKELKIEDGKVRAKRVLEDGYYVIEAEMPVLITAIKELNTPRYPSIRGIYEGYKGDRIKILSAKDINADEENIGLDGSPTQVNKSFTPPTKSGNLEMLEGDAKEQARKLIVRLKEEKII
- a CDS encoding Glu/Leu/Phe/Val family dehydrogenase; the encoded protein is MTKESLNPLESAQKQVKAACDALGLDPAVYEILKEPKRMIEISIPVKMDDGTTKVFKGYRAVHNDAIGPGKGGIRFHPGVNPDEVKALSVWMTFKCGVMGVPYGGGKGGITVDPLSLSQGELERLSRGYIQGLYKYLGEKIDVPAPDVGSNAQVMAWMVDEYNKLTGGSNLGVLTGKPVEWGGSKGRNEATGFGVSVIAREAAKKLGIEMKGAKVAVQGFGNVGSFTVKNVQAQGAKIIAIAEWAPSVGTYAIYNEEGLDYADLRAYMDEHRNLVGYPKAKQISLDEFWQLEVDILIPAALENAITAEIAEKVNAKLICEAANGPITPDADEILNKRGIPVTPDILTNAGGVTVSYFEWVQNLQGYYWEEDEVQRRQEISMVNAFNDIWALKEEKNVTIREAAYMISVKKIANVMKLRGWY
- a CDS encoding DNA-3-methyladenine glycosylase family protein, with product MNYDIVEKDNKIIIKDIKDFEPKHIFECGQAFRWYVEEDESYTAIHKGKIINVKRNGRDIIFLNTNMADFNDVWYEYFDLGRDYGKIKEELSKDPILKEAIKFGEGIRILNQEPFETTISFIISANNQIPRIKRSIELITQHYGKSVGSYKDKEYFTFPDPETLANVDYEELERDSRVGYRAKYIVETSNMIKNKEVDLDELYKLPTDKAKEILLKLPGVGPKVANCILLFSLNKNDAFPVDTWVKRVMESLYFKEGASIKRISQYAEENFGSLGGFAQQYLFYYARELGIGKKQP
- a CDS encoding redox-sensing transcriptional repressor Rex, which gives rise to MDRENRVSITVIRRLPKYYRYLGELLKKGINRISSQELSKLTGFTASQIRQDLNNFGGFGQQGYGYNVEELRNQLGKILGLDRTYKTIIAGAGNLGQAVANYRGFEEAGFKILAMFDKNPKLIGLKIRDIEIKDVDEMENFIRENNIDIGIITTPKESAQDVADIFMRSGIRGIWNFAPADLKVDDKVIIENVHLNESLFTLSYFLKNESDYVRD